CTACCAAATATCAGACTCAgcctaaaaaaaattcatattgGTCAGGTcctaatagtaaaaaaaatttttgtcaTACGCAGATATTCATGCAAAATGGatagctctccttgcccacatgcgagggcattacagtaccttctCCAATTTTGATGAGGGAACACTgatgcgcaaactagttcattgcatgCCATTTATAAGCAAGGTTACCCTGTATGCAAACATTTGTTTAGAAATTAAATCCACTGTATAGATTTGACAATTGAATTCACTGCCTGAATTGATGAGctgacaaagaaaaataaatgcctttttACACTATGATATATATGTAAACAGACAAAAGCTAAATATCAgctattgtcatctttgataactcttgaagacatcttgtgtaaaacaaaagacagtagatgtttaaagttcctacaggTGCTTTCTCCCCGTCTCCTGCTATAGCGTTCCACCATTTACGCGTGCCGGAAGAAAGTGCTTtgacctgttttgccgaatgcggaagttAGTTGCACATGTACCCTGTAGTACGGTTGAAACATTGAACACTGGGATGGATATGTGCAGTCAAAAGTTTAGaggaggtcaaattaagttaaccTGTTAagattatagtgcattttaggtttatccTGAAATGAAGGTTAATTTACCTAATTTTTTGTGAGTACTATATCTTATTagaaaaaacagcatttaatgTGTATGTATAATATTGTGACTTCTTACATGCTGTGGAGGCCAGAGGAGTAATAGGAAAGGGTTGGACTTGGCGAGCGGGTCTCTTGCTGCAGAGGCTTCGACAGCATCGGTACCGTCGGCATCTGTTTCAAACTACGCGGAGGAATCGGCGGGGCGTTCAATAGGCGGCATTCTTCTTTCACCTAGAAAAGTATTACATGGTGTAGAACTTGGCAGCACAACTAGCCAAAATGTCAGAAACAGTGATACTCACAGCTTCAGATTTGGGCGGGACCGGCGGTGGAGTGAGAGCCACATCAGGAATGGTAATTGAGCCAAGGGGGCATGTGAGCGGGCAAGACGGGGTTGTTGTTGTCGTAACGCAACCGTTATTAAGAGCTTGAACGCCCTCAGTTAAAGATGACTTGGGGATCTGGCTTTTTAAGTCGTTCAACCACAGCTCCTCATAGGGAACGTCAGTCTTGACGAGTGACGCCTGCGCGTTGGGGCAGTCAAACATTTCTGCGGAAAAGTTTTCGTTTTCCGCCGAGTCTGTTGGAATGCTGTCGGAGGGCAAAAGAGCCCAATCGCCGCAGAGGCTCACGCATCCCTGCAAGTTGACCTCACTGTTGCTGTGCAAGTTGCTGCCATAAACGCACACAGAGAGCCGGTGGAAGGACTGTGTCAGTTCATCACGGGCGTACGTTAAAGAGCTGGGGATCTGCATGCTGTTGGGACACCCGTTGGAGGTTCCGCCACCGCAGCAGTTGCCGTTCCCGCTGCTCTGCTTCTTAGGGCTCTTCCCCTCGTCGTTCCAGTCCGTCCGCACATCCCGGACAGCGCGAGAGTAGTCGTCAATGTCAAACTGCTCCTGACAGAAAGAGAACCAGCGATGCACCATGGTCTCCAGCCATAACTCGCCTTGCAGCAGCTCCTCCGGAATAATAAATCGAGGCAGAGCCGTGTGGAAAGGGAAATGGATAGGGATTATTTTGCTGCTTTGCAGTACGCAGCACACAACCACCGTCTTGGTCTGAATGTTGACCAGTTTGTAGCGATGGCCCTCCCGAATGAGGTGGAGGTCGTGCTGGTTGCGGGGCGGACCGCTGGGCACCGTGACATTGACCGGCAGACGCGTTTTCTCGACGATGTTCCTGATGGTGTGCTCGCCGTCCTGCATCTGAAGCTCCAGCGGACTGCACGTGCTGAAACGGCCTTTGCATTGGAAAGGTAAGCTGATGCTCTCATTGGTGCGGTGGTTCATGCAGATCAAGCAGGGCATCTTGCCTCGACCCATCTTAGTGATGGAGTTTAGCCTGCCGATCTTCTTAAAAATGGTGTTGAATCTGGATTTTTCTTTGGAGGTCTTAGCATAGAGGATCTCGGCCTGGCCCATTAATGTCAATTCATCGCCAGTGCTTAGTGTTATATTGTAAACTTCAGTATCTTCATTGCATTCTCCTGAAGCCATCTACAAGAAATGAAAGCACAACCTTTACaaattgtatttccatccaaCAGTCACATCAACTTTACTGGTCGATTCACTTTCTGttgtttattgaacaggacacAAAATGAGATACACTAGGCCAATTCTGACACccagatgctcacacacacacttaccagATAAGTTCCTTATGTATTCACTAgcccacaccccttaaaggcacacatataGCCCTACAGTTGTTCCCAACATACAGTCCAGTAAACTCCCGCTATTTGTGAGTGATGGGAACCGAGCCCTGCTGCAAAAATTTAAATCTGCCAATAATTGACGCTGTATTTGGGTGTAGATGCCAGGAAAGCACAGAGAGATCATCAAGCTTGGAGGCCATATTTCTAGCATGAACCCATGTTCCATAAATGACTATTAAGTACCATCACATGAGACTTATCAATAGTATTAGCGAGTATACTAGCCTATATAAAGAGCTAGCACAAACTGATGTGACACCACACATATATGCGCactagcactttacacaaacagTAATAGGTCATTAAACTCATCTTTTGGCATTCACACACAATAAATGTTAGGGAACACTGGCAAATTGTAACAGTAAATACTATATAGGCTATAAGTACACACATCGGGAGCGAAGCAAAAACTGACTGATTAACCGCCAACAAAAAAGAACCTCTCAAACgcatgtgaaaaaaaactatcaatgAATTAAACCGAACAACACCACCAAAATTCCACCAGATAGTTAAAGAAGAACTGGGACGCTCAAGAGAGAGGACATGGGTGAGAATAAAAGCAGCAGTGTGACTATTTTAGAATTTTTTAGATATGTAGGGTGGGTGTATATACTGGATTTGGGCCGGAAATTATTCCACTTTCACTACTAATTGCACTGATTTACTGTGCAAAACTTCGCTCACTGGTGTGGCTTTGAGTAAGCGTGTGCTGGCCATCAAGAGCGACTTCATGCTTGAGAGCCTGAAACGTGCTTGCTTTCATTCCTTTCACACACCCTAAACCTTAATCATTCCATACAATCAAATAATTTCTTTAAACTAATGAGAATAAAACTATTGatcactttatttaaaaaaaaaaaaaagtaaatgaccAAGACTGCCATAAAATGTGGCCTGTTTGAAATATTAGCAATACCTTAACATTGAAAGTGATTTCTTCCATGACGTATACCCTTTCAGGAAACGCTTTGGCCACTTCTTCTACACTGTTGAAGTATTGCACCGGCTCCTTGACATCTCGGTCCTGTTCCAGCAGCTTAAACTGGCCTgcagtggagaaaaaaaagtgctatttACACTATTCTCAAGCAAGCAATGAGATTTTGATGAAAATTTATTAATTAAGctgttttaattcttattccacgaatgcaatattaatcagaatatcGTTATCGTGTTTAGACTACTGGGGGTACATGCACAACATATtcttaaaaaactaaataaaatctGGCTTGAGTTCCTCTTTCAGATGTTGACAAACTGGATTGTGTGTATCTTGCTTGAATACATCTTACCTTCATAGTGAACAGGGATTTCTATTTTAGGTCCAATCACGTAGTGTCCTTCCTCAAGACTGTGAGCAGTAATGGTTGTCCACTGACGACAGGAATGAATCAAGAGGTAGTCATTGTCTCGAAGGCCTTCGACCAACTGAcctgaaatatgaaaataaatgagttATTCACTCCCAGGGACCAACTGCTGTCCAAGATAATGCCTCTCACTGCAATGATCATGACAAGtgacaaacaaaacagtcatttgGCATGCAaatttgcacgttctcccagtgcttgtgtgggttttcttcaggtactctggcttcctcccacattccaaaaacatgcttcttaagttaactgaagactaaaatTTTCCTTAGGTGCGATTCTGAAaggtttgtctatatgtgcctccaaatggctggcgaccagtctagtCTCTctaaatgtcagctgggataggctccagctcacccgctgcaaccctagtgagtgTAATAGGCATtctagaaaatggacagatggaattGTGGAGAGAAATCTAGTGGTCACTGCATaaggaaatatttaaaaaatgcatcatCATGGTAGCCACATCTTGAATGACTTGCCCAAACTCATCAGCGCTGTTAACCTTCATCTTAATACTTTTGTAATACCCAAAATACAACACACAACCTTTCGTTTTACCTATACAGGTGTATCAGAATTATCAATGCATTAAACGTTATTCTCAAAGTCCTACACAGACTCCCTCTactggtatgcaaaagaatcactgatttcttttttttaatataatttacaaCCAAACCTAAGAATGAATCAGGCATAAATTTACAATTTTGAGGATTATATtttacagctaacaaaaaccTATAATTCACCATCTCAAAACAATTGAATTTTACGTTTTATGCGTTTAACGAACCGAtacgagtttcactttttaaattgaagtaCTTAACTGTAAATGTAGTTTTCTACAATGTTCTAATTTATTGTGATGCTTTTGTAAGCATAATCATAAGCTAAAATGGTAATTTCATAACGTTTCCTGCATATTTGTCATGGCTGGGCAATACAATGTGTGCAATCTCAGTGCTGTAATTAAGTCATCCATCCGCAGCTGTCATCAACAGTCAAAAACAGACATAACCTCTCACTGACATCCACAAATTTGTCGCGTTGCACAGCAATAACGCCTTATTTGTAGGGTAAAAACACGTATATAATCCCTCCACAATATAAACGATAACTCGATTAGTTAAAAGCGTCGTGAAGACACTTTGCAATTGCACAGACACAAATCGCAGTTAGtagctagcaaaaaaaaaaaaaaaaaaaaaaaaagttagctcGGAACACTTGGGAgcgtcaaaaaaaaattataataataaaaagtgactGACCGTTGTCCAGCTTGACGATTTGAGGCAACCTATAAGCACTGACAAGTTGATCTAACGGCAAGGCCGTCGTGCTCCAAGTAACATCTTTTAAATTGTTGTACAACATTGTTCCAAGGTCCATCTTGCTAGCTCACATTAGCCCACAGGAGGGCTAGCTAAGTGTAAACACGCTCACAGAAGGCTCCACAGCGACAACAAAACCCataaatgcatccaaactcCATTTACGGCTTTGTATTTAGCACGATGCCTCTTAATTTGTGCATAATACTGCCAATTCATCTCTTTACGTGCCATTAAAATCCGTAATCTAATAATGAAGCAGAGCCATGTTTGTTTAGCTACTAAATAGAAGCAGATGAATAACGGAAacgagttttttttcttacaaaataAGAGATTTTCTACCTCGCATACACGCACTTTCAGTGTAAAATTTAAAAGTTATTGCTAATATAGTGTTAAATATCTTACTTATTTAACCTGGGTCCCACCCAAGTCTTGTTATAATGTTACTGTGTTTGATATTTACTGGAAGCTCttattttaaagttaaaagTGTATGGGCCATTgcagaattggaggacattttctGCAAGCAAAGTGATCATCCATGCACAGAAAGATGCacttgttttgtaaaatatagtggttctaaaacacaaaattacaaaatgtagcTGTTGCTGTTGTAAAAGTGATTCTTAAGTATTTTACGGTGGCATTTTTCTGTCGTTTTTCCCTCGGATTACCAATTTCCATATTGCTGCCGTAGGGCCAAAACCCTCAGATTACCACATTAGGTACATTTCGTATTTTTTTCACCAATGTATACAACTGGTCATTCCCCACATGTGTGAGTTAttatcttatatatatatatatatatatatatatatatatatatatatataaattattgaccaatcaaaTATGCTGTTTTCTTGGTTTCAGAGTTACAAGGATTCCAACTAGGCAAGAGAGGCCGTGGTGCAGTTTTGTGTGTCAACCATGAATGTCATCACTTCCTGATCTTGGTTGTACAAATCAGAGGAGCTTCCTTCATTTGCTGTGTGATCATCACACAAGTCTCTAACCTGTGACaaacaatgtcttttttggACACTCTTCGTCAGTGGGACGACGCTGTAACATGTGTGGACAGAAACGATTTGACAGAGGCACTGGGGATTTTCTTGGCCATCCAAGAACCCAACTCCAAAATTTGTTTTAACATCGGTTGTCTCCAGCTTCTGAACGAAAACCTGGATGCTGCTGAAAAGGTAGTGTGCGTCTTTTGTCAAAAACATATCTGACATTTATTTAGCAAGAAACTGGGTCTGGGTTGTTTAATGTGAAAAGGAAGGCTATGATATTCTATAGGCTGAAAGTGCAAGTCACTGAGAAAGAAGAAGTAGCGCTCACCATTTCTCATTGGCACTGAAGGAAGTGATTTGTGTTTGTCTAAG
The genomic region above belongs to Phycodurus eques isolate BA_2022a chromosome 21, UOR_Pequ_1.1, whole genome shotgun sequence and contains:
- the garem gene encoding GRB2-associated and regulator of MAPK protein 1 — encoded protein: MDLGTMLYNNLKDVTWSTTALPLDQLVSAYRLPQIVKLDNGQLVEGLRDNDYLLIHSCRQWTTITAHSLEEGHYVIGPKIEIPVHYEGQFKLLEQDRDVKEPVQYFNSVEEVAKAFPERVYVMEEITFNVKMASGECNEDTEVYNITLSTGDELTLMGQAEILYAKTSKEKSRFNTIFKKIGRLNSITKMGRGKMPCLICMNHRTNESISLPFQCKGRFSTCSPLELQMQDGEHTIRNIVEKTRLPVNVTVPSGPPRNQHDLHLIREGHRYKLVNIQTKTVVVCCVLQSSKIIPIHFPFHTALPRFIIPEELLQGELWLETMVHRWFSFCQEQFDIDDYSRAVRDVRTDWNDEGKSPKKQSSGNGNCCGGGTSNGCPNSMQIPSSLTYARDELTQSFHRLSVCVYGSNLHSNSEVNLQGCVSLCGDWALLPSDSIPTDSAENENFSAEMFDCPNAQASLVKTDVPYEELWLNDLKSQIPKSSLTEGVQALNNGCVTTTTTPSCPLTCPLGSITIPDVALTPPPVPPKSEAVKEECRLLNAPPIPPRSLKQMPTVPMLSKPLQQETRSPSPTLSYYSSGLHSISGKCKQEASDVQEKSSVCYPCNWTCPASGEPGVALPSSSLPTDGMSSRLSWPNNFSGGDCRALDDFLPPGCRSYYSYPRNRSTSNPKTCSLADFDDREHPHSCESLRLRNESRSKSCTKTSSYNSEMYRDKPIDGCDAKQSLSCPILPPRTAKSNSMKKNSELASESACDGQQDSSTCCLVTQQEQETQSQSSISSRESPGAISGSPSAQWQPPPNLAGLSIEQVSKSLRFIGLTDDITALFISEKIDGNLLLQLTEEILYEDFQLSKLQVKKLMQFINGWRPKI